Within uncultured Roseibium sp., the genomic segment AGGGCACCCAGGTGCTGTCGCCGCCTGTCCCCAAACTCCAGGGCACGCCGGCCAACCTGCCCGATCTCGCCGAGGTCAAGGGACAGGAAACGGCACGCCGCGCGCTCGAAATTGCCGCCGCAGGCGGGCACAATCTCCTGATGGTCGGCCCTCCGGGTTCCGGCAAGTCCATGCTGGCAAGCCGCCTGCCCTCGATCCTGCCGCCGCTGCAGCCGAAGGAACTCCTTGAAGTCTCCATGATCGCCTCGCTCGCCGGTGAACTGGCTGACGGCCGGCTCTCCGACCGGCGCCCGTTCCGTGCGCCCCACCACTCCGCCTCCATGGCCGCCCTCGTCGGTGGCGGCATGCGGGCGAAACCGGGCGAGGTCTCGCTTGCGCACCACGGCGTGCTTTTCCTCGACGAACTGCCCGAATTCACGCCGCAGGTGCTCGACAGTCTGCGCCAGCCGCTGGAAACGGGCGAGGCCGTCATTGCCCGCGCCAATCACCGGGTCGCTTACCCGGCCCGCATCCAGCTCGTCGCCGCCATGAACCCCTGCCGCTGCGGCCACGCGGGCGAACCCGGCCACCAGTGCCGGCGCGGCACCCGCTGTGCGGCGGATTATCAGGCCCGCATCTCCGGCCCCTTTCTCGACCGGATCGATCTCAGGATCGAAGTCCCGGCGGTGACCGCCGCCGACTTGATCCGGCCCGGGACCTCTGAGCCCTCCGCGACAGTCGCCGAACGGGTGGCCGCCGCCCGCGAAATCCAGCGCGACCGTTTCCGCGCATTGGGCGTAAGCGCCACCACCAACGCCCAGGCGCCGGCTTCCGTCGTCGAACAGATCACCGCCCCCGACGCCAAAGGCCTGGCCTTCCTGCGCGAGGCGGCCGAAACCCTGGCTTTGAGTGCTCGCGGCTATCACCGTGTCCTGAAACTCGCCCGGACCCTTGCCGATCTCGATGGCGTGGACACCGTCGGTCGGATCCATCTGGCCGAAGCCCTGAGCTACCGCGGCGAGGATCTGGCGCGTCAGGCGGCGTGATTGGCGGATGGAAAACGCTAATTCGGAAACGGCTTATCGATGGCTGCAGGTATCAGGCCTTTAGCCAAAGGTAGCCATTTCGGGTCGCATCAAGTCAGTGAGACCTAACCTTAATGTAAAACGTGGGCCAGATCTCGATCTGCATTAAACGTTCATAAGCACTTGGAATGCGGACATATAGTTGTATTCTGTACGGTGGCTAATGCGTGGCTGGCATCAGCTGGCTCGGGGAGTGCAGTAATGCGTAAGCTATTTCTAGCCAGGCTTTTGACATTCTTATTTGTCTTCGGCATTTCGACGCCGAGTTTCGCTGATCTCACATTTTCGCCGATCACAACCGATGACGGTGTAACTGTTATTTTGGTCAGAGGAACTTTTGCATGGGAAGATTCTCTCGCCAACTTCAGCCAAATTGTCCGCTCAAGCCATGCGACCGTGGTCAGCTTTTCCAGCGGTGGAGGCAATGTCACCAAGGCGATGGAACTTGGTAGGGAGATCAGGTCACATGGGCTTTCGACATTGCAGCTGAGATCGCTGGAATGCGCCTCCGCATGCGCATTGGCCTTTATGGGTGGAGTCCAGCGTTTTGCCGAGCCCGGAGCTATCGGCGTTCACAAGTCGTCTTTCTCTCCAGACGCTGCGCTTGATGTTGATACAGCAGTCGCTGCAATTCAGGAACTTACGGCGGAAATCGTCGCGTATATGGCGGAAATGGGCATCGATCCACGCCTTCTGCAGGTGGCGCTGAAGACCGAAGCAAATGATATGCGCTACCTTTCCGGACAGGAGATGAAGCAGTTCAAGCTGACATTTAATGGGCCGGCCGGTGAAGAACAACGGACAAGTAGACCCCCTCCGCCATCGCCTGCGCAGCCATCGGCGACCTTTGTCAAACCTGTTTCGCCTGCCAGTCGGTCGATACCAACAGCCATATCGGGCATCGTGAGGCACACAAGGGGGGCCGTCGCTCTCAAAACAGGTGCAGACAAGAAAAGCGCAAATGCTGCGACCCTTCGAAATGGAACACCTCTGGCCATCCTCGGAAGCGTGGATCGATGGTATCGGGTGCGTGCGAGTGGATTTGTCGGCTATTTGCACCACACATGGGTTCGCGTGGATCAATTCGACGCGACGATTGGAAATCAAAGGCTCATCCAGATTAAAAGCTTCGACAATCTGGACGATGCGCTCACCTATGCACAGGCATTGCCTTTGCCACTTTCCATCTACCTGGCGACGAACGGGTGGTACGCCGTGACGATCAGGAAGTCGTTCGAACGGGATCAGGCTATTTCCATAACGAGATCCCTCAAAAGTGAGCGCGCAGTGCCGGAGGACAGCTTCGTCACGCTCGGCAATACCTACGTCATGCGGCTTTGCTGCGACTGAAGGTCTTGAAGCAGCCACGTCTATGGGCGGCCAGAAAACCAATTTACTCGTACCATCAAATTGGAGCGTCTGAGATGTCTTCCCCCGCCGGGAAAGAATGCTGGGCGACAAAACCCACCCTTCAGAAACGGTTTATCAAAGGTTATCGTCCATTCTGACCGGGACACTGACGTTAGTTGCGAGTATCCGTCTTGGTCCTGAAGAACGAAAGCCGTGCCCGGCAGAGGGTGAAGCCGTCCGAAGTGGATCCGGTGTCCGATGGTCACATCGGAGCGTCCGAAACGGCGCAACCGTCGGCTGAAGCCCGCAAAGCGGCCCTGAAATCCGAAACGGAACGCCGTATTGCGCCGGATCGGGACGGGCTTGAGCAGCCGGTCTTCGTGACACCTTCCGGAACCTTGATGCATCTCGCAGCGATCTGTGCGATCGCCGGCGCCATCGGCGCTTTTTTGCTGGCCGGTGGTGGGTCCTATGCGCCGATTGTTTCTGTCTGCCTGGCGTTTTTCGCTGGCGGCCTGGCGGTCTGGCGTCTGTTTGCCGACGACAAGGCGCGCGATGGGGCGGCCATTGCGGTCAGGGACGTCAAGATCCGCCGCCTGATGCAGCGCTGCGAGGAACTGGAAGACCGCACCTGGGAATTGCGTGAGTCCGATGAACGCAACGCCAGCATCCTGAGCGCGCTTGGCGATATTGTGGTCCGCCGGGATGCGGACAATTCGGTGGTCTATGCCAACACGGCCGCAGCCAAGGCCTTCGGGGCCGACCGGGCGCCGGTCCTCGGTAAGCCACTGCGTCTGCCGATCGTTGGCGATGGCGACAAGTCCAAAGAAAACGCATCGGAGCACGGCATCGCCTTCGGCGATCTTTATCTGCAAACGGTTGACGGACCGCGCTGGTTCTCCCGCATCGACGTCGGCGTGCGCGATACCATTAGCGACCAGCCGCTGACGCAGACGGTCCTGCGCGATGTCACCGAACGCCGGCTGATCGAGGAAGAACTTTTGGCCGCACGCCAGTCGGCGGAAAGCTCCAACGAGGCGAAATCCCGTTTTCTGGCGACAGTCAGCCATGAAATCCGCACGCCCCTGAACGGGGTCCTCGGCATGGCCTCCCTCCTGCGCGATACGCGGCTCACCCGGGAACAGACGGCCTATATCGAGGCGCTTGAAACCTCTGGTGAAACCCTTTTGATGCTGATCGACGAGGTCCTGGACTTTTCCAAGGTGGAGGCGGGCAAGCTGGAAATCCAGGCGGCACCCGTGCGCCTTGCGCCGCTGGTCGAAGGCGTGGTGGAACTGCTGGCGCCCAAAGCCCAGTCAAAGGGCCTTGAGATCGGGGCCCGATTCCACCCGAGCCTTCCGGAAACCGTCACGCTCGACGCAAGCCGTGTCCGCCAGATCCTGTTCAACCTGACCGGCAACGGCATAAAATTCACCGATGAGGGTGGCGTCGCCATCCGGATCGACGGTCGGCGCAATCCGGACGGCGGCAGTTTTCTCGAATTCTCCGTCATGGACACCGGAATCGGGTTCGACAAGGCGGAGGCCGACCGTCTGTTTCGGGAATTCGAGCAGGTGGACCACGGCCCGGCCCGGAAGTTCGGCGGCACCGGGCTTGGCCTTGCGATTGCGCAGCGCCTGACGCGCCTGATGGGCGGGTCGATCGAGGCGACCTCGGCGAAGTCCCGGGGGGCCGTTTTCAAGGTGGTCATACCGGTGCCGGAAGATCTCGTGTTTCGCGATACGGCGACGTCATCGAGCGTTGCCGGCAAGTCGATCGTGATCGTCAGTGCCAGCGAACTGGAAGGCGCGCTTTTGCGCGAGCGCCTGGAATTCGAAGGCGCCGAGGTGGCGTTGCGGATGCCCGGCTCCGCCGACCTGACAGATCACCTGGCCGCCGCCGATCTGGTGATGATCGACAATAGCTCGGTCGCCGACAGTGGCGGCTGGCTGGTGAGCGCGCGTCTGGCGGGCTGCCGGGCGCCGGCCGTTGTCATGATTGCCCCGCCCGAGCGGGACCGGCTGGAGCGGCTGCACGAAGCCGGCTTCACCGCCTATCTGATCCGGCCGGTGCGAAACGAAACCCTGTCCCAGGTCATCGGCGGCCTCCTGGAAGAAGCCGGTCCGGACCAGCACCTGTGGGAAGCGGGCGCCGAAGCCCATTCGAACGATCTGGAGGTTCTCCGTGGCAGGACGCCGGTGCGTCCGCTCAGGCTGCTGGTTGCCGAAGACAATGACATCAACCGGCTTTTGAGCGAGGCCCTGCTGCGCAAGCTGGGTCACGAACCGACCGTCGTGACCGATGGCGAAAAGGCCGTCGAAGCGGCCGCGTCGACCGATTTCGATGCGGTCCTGATGGATCTGCACATGCCGGGCCTCGATGGGATCGGCGCCATCCGCAAGATCCGCGCACAGGAGCAGCAGGGCGGCAAACCCCCGGTGCCGATTCTGATGGTCACCGCCGATGTCATGAGCGACGCACGCGAAAAGGCCACCAAGGAGGGAGCCGCCGGCTATCTGAGTAAGCCACTGTCGGCGGATGCCCTCTGCGATGCCCTCACCCGCCTGAAACTCTGAAACCGCTGCCGTCTCGCGGAAATCCGATTCGCGCCACTGCCCGAATTGGGCAGACGTTCTCCGTCATTTGTGATAAGGGAACGGGAGAAACAGGGCGGCAATCCTGCTGAATTGATCGACTGTCATCCATTTGTCGGAAAACTGTGTTTTACGGCAGGATCAGTTATAGATGCAGCGTTCTCGCAGCTACTGTCGCGGCAAAGGCAAAACCGCAAGTGAAACAGAGCTCAAGGCGTTAAGCACTTGCGGCTGGTTCGATCTGTTTTCATGTGGGACCACATGAAAGCATAAAAGTTGATCGATCTTGAAGTGATAGAGTATCTTGGCAGCGTTTGCTCAAATGCAAGATGCTCTTGAGGAAACAACGATATAGGGGCCGAACATCCATGATGCGGTCGGGCATGTTTTCGCCGAGGAAACTCGTTCAAAAAATCGCACCGGCAGGTCTGCCGATGCAGATCCGCTCCGTCGGGCTGCAGTCGGACGTCGCCGGTCTGGACGTGCTGCGTTTTCGGCAGAGCCTCGGCCGGATCGGATCGCTGGAGGTCCGCCTCGCCCGCAGCTTCCGCGAAGTGAAGATGGCACAGCGGTTGCGCTACAAGGTCTTCTACGAGGAAATGTCGGCCATTGCCGACGCACAAACCCTGGCGAACCGCCGGGATGCGGACCCCTATGACGCCTTCTGCGATCACATGCTGGTGGTCGATCATTCTTCGTTGAAGCGCAACAAGCTTGGCCGCCTGAAGCCGGAAATCGTCGGCACCTACCGCCTGCTGCGTCAGGAGATCGCCGATCTGCACGGCGGTTTTTACACGTCCGGCGAATTCGACATCCAGAAGCTGATCGACGCCAATCCGGGCAAGCGGTTTCTGGAACTCGGCCGGTCCTGCGTGCTCAAGCCTTACCGCAACAAGAAGACGGTCGAGCTGCTGTGGCACGGCATCTGGTCCTATATCCTGATGCACAAGATTGACGTCATGATCGGTTGCGCCTCGATCGAGGGCACCAATCCGGACTCCATCGCAGGTCAGCTTGCCTTCCTGCACCACAATGCCCGGGCGCCGGAAGACTGGCGCGCGACCGCCCTGCCGGAGCGTTACGTGGAGATGAACCGCATACCGGCGGATGGCGTCAATCCGAAGGAAGCGCTGCGTGCCCTGCCGCCGCTGGTCAAGGGCTATCTGCGTCTCGGCGCCTTCATCGGGGATGGCGCGGTGGTCGATCACCAGTTCGGAACGACCGACGTGCTGATAATCATGCCGGTGTCGGAACTGAATTCCCGCTATGTGAATTACTACGGCGCGGACGCCAGCCGCTACGCGGCCTGATCCTTAAACCAGACGCTCCGTTAGTAGCACGCCCGCGCATACCGCGAGGACGCATCAGTCTGTGGGCTGCGGTCCGTCGTAGCCTTCGACGATAACCAGATCCCCTTCCGACGCGGCATCGCGCAGGGCCTTCGCGCGCATATATTCCGGTGACTTGTAGCAGGCCATCGCCTGATCGTAGCTGTCGAATTCGATCACCACATTGCGGGAGCGGGATCCACCTTCCATGGTCTCGAACCGGCCCGCGCGCACGAGGAAGCGGGCGCCGTACTTCTTGAAGGCCTCGGCATTTGCCGCGACATAGTTCTTGTAAGCGTCCGGGTCCTGCACGTCGACGCGGGCGACCCAATAAGCCTTGGCCATGAAACCGTTCTCCCAGTTTGTCTTTCCGGTTCTTCCTAGCCGCTTTTGCCGGACCCTGCCACAGCCTATTGCCGCCACCTTTGAAGCCCCCACTGAAGCCGCACCGGGGCCCAGCCTTAACGCCCCCTTAAATTGCCGCAATCTATGGTCATTGCGGGGGCCAATGGCAGAAATGCCGGTGGTCGGTACGGGGATGTTCGTGGGCCATGACACGCAAGGCGAAAAGCGCAAAGCGGATCGAGCCGATCTTCGGTGACGATCGCGGCGGTATGCTCAACCTGCGCCCTTCGGCGCGGGATCGCGCTGCGGCGCCTGCGGCGAAAAAGACCGCGCCGAAATCGAAAAAAGCACCCGCGAAATCCCGTCAGAAGGCCGCGTCCCAGAAACCGGCAGGAAGAAAGCCCGCCGTCCGGAAATCTACCAAGGGCCGCAAGGGCGGCGGCGGAGGAGGCAGAAGGTCAGCCTCCCGTAACAGGAATTTCCGCTCCCGGATGGGCGCCGGAGCAGCCCGGTTCGTGAAACGCGCCTTCTACTGGGGCTGCGTGCTCGGCATCTGGGCCGGCATATTCGCGGTTGGCTTTATCGGCTACTACGCCGCCTATCTGCCGCCGACCTCCGAATGGAAGGTTCCGGCCCGCCCGCCGAATGTTAAAATCGTCTCCTCCAGCGGCGCGTTGATCGCCAACCGGGGCGATACCGGCGGCGAAGCCGTCCGCCTTGAGCAGCTCCCACCCTATGTGCCGAACGCGGTGATCGCCATTGAGGACCGCCGGTTCCGCTCCCATTTCGGCCTCGATCCGCTGGGGCTTGTCCGGGCGGTCTACGTGAACCTGACCTCCGGCAATCTGGTCCAGGGGGGGTCCACGCTAACCCAGCAGCTTGCCAAGAACCTGTTTCTGGAGCCGGACCGGACCTTGAAGCGCAAGGTGCAGGAACTGGTGCTCTCGATCTGGCTGGAGGCGAAATTCTCCAAGGACGAGATCATGGAGATGTACCTGAACCGGGTCTACTACGGTTCAGGAGCCTATGGCATCGATGCTGCCGCCCGGCGTTATTTCGGAAAATCGGCACGCCTCCTGACAATTGCCGAAGCTGCAACGCTGGCCGGCGTCCTGAAAGCACCGTCGCGTTATTCTCCGACCCGAAACCCGGATCTGGCCGAAGCCCGTGCCCAGCTCGTGCTCACGGCCATGAACCGGGAGGGCTTTATTTCCGACAAGGAGGCGGCCAGTGCTCTGGCGGCACCGGCAACCGCCGTCCGTCGCTATGTAACGGCCAGCGAAAACTTCGCCGCCGACTACGTCATGGATATGCTGCCCCATTATGTCGGCTCTTTCGACGGCGACATCATCGTCGACACCACGATCGACCTGAACATGCAGCATGCCGCCGAGGAGGCCCTGCGTACGGCGATTTCTGAAAACCGGACCAAATACGGCGTTGCACAAGGGGCCGTCGTCACGCTCGACACTGCGGGTGCGATCCGCGCCATGGTCGGCGGCGCCGACTATTCCAAGAGTCAGTACAATCGCGCCGTCTACGCCAAGCGCCAGCCCGGATCGGCGTTCAAGCCGTTCGTTTATCTGTCGGCTCTGGAATCCGGTATGACCCCGGAAACCGTGCGCCAGGATCAGCCGATCCGGTTCAAGAACTGGACGCCGCAGAACTACACCAAGAAATACTATGGCCCGGTCACTCTGACCCAGGCGCTCGCCATGTCGCTCAACACGGTGGCCGCCCGCCTGACCTATGAAGTCGGGCCCAAGACTGTCGCCAAGACCGCAAAAAGGCTCGGCATTACCTCGGACATGAAGCCCAACCTGTCGATAGCTCTGGGCACCTCCGAGGTCACGCCGTTGGAAATCGCAGGCGCCTATGTGCCCTTCTCAAATGGCGGCTACGGCGTGCTGCCGCATATCATTCGCCGGATCAAGACGGTCGACGGGAAACAGCTCTATTCGCGCAAGGGCGACGGACCGGGCCGGGTCGTCGACCGCCAATACGTCCGTCAGATGAACGCGATGATGTCGGAAACGCTTTTGACCGGAACCGGCAAGAAGGCTCAGCTTGGCGATCATCGCCCCGCCGGCGGCAAGACCGGAACGAGCCAGGATTTCCGCGATGGATGGTTCATCGGCTACACCGGCAATCTCACCACGGCGGTCTGGCTCGGCAACGACGACAATTCGCCGACCAAGAAGGCGACGGGCGGGTCTTTGCCGGCGCTGATCTGGAAAAACACCATGGAAAAGGAGCATGAAGGCCTGCCGGTCGCAAGCCTCTCGGGCGTTCCCGATCCGTCCCTCAGTGTGGCAACCCCGGTGGCCAAGGCGGGGGCGCCTCTTCCGCCCGGCAACGTGGGCGAAAACGGCAGCTCCGCCGAAGATGACAGGCGCCCGCGCGGACCGCTCAACCTGCTCAAGTCGCTTTTCGGCGGTTAGCCGCTGGAATTTTCGAAACGAGGATCCGCATGCGCGTTCTGGAAATCTGGATCAACTGCCCGGATGATGAAACGGCGGACAGCATCGCTGAATCCCTGATCGACTTGCGGCTGGCGGCCTGCGCCAACAAGCACCAGCCGGTCGAAAGCAGCTACCGCTGGAAGGGCAATGTGGAATTCGAGCCCGAAATCCCTCTGGTCGTGAAAACCCGTGAAGACCTGTTCGACAAGGTTGTCGAAGCCGTGCGCTCCATCCATCCTTATGAAACCCCGAGCATTCTGGGTGTTCCGGTGGAATTCGTGAATGCGGATTACCGGGACTGGGTCATTGCCGAGACGGCCTGAGCGCCATCAAGCCTGCGATGAAACCTATCCGTATCCGTGTAGTCGCTGGCCGTTTTCCTTCAGCCAGGCGCGGGCCTGGCGGGTATGCGGCGCAAGATCCTCGCAAATCCGCCAGAAGCGGGCGGAATGGTTCATTTCCCGTAAGTGCGCCACCTCATGGGCGGCGACATAGTCGAGGATTTCCGGCGGTGCCAGAATGAGCCGCCAGGAAAAGGACAGGCTGCCGTTCGACGCACAGGACCCCCAGCGGCTTTTCGTATCCCGGATGGTGATCGTCTTGACCGGCTTGTCGATTTTCGCCGCGTGAAGGGTGACCGCGGTGCTCAGATCCGCTTTTGCCTGGCCTTTCAGCCATGAGGTCAGCTTGCGCGGCATGTGTTCCTCCGCCCCGGGTACCCGGAGTTCGGAATGTCCATCGTCATTCAGGGCCGGTTCGACCAGTCCGCGCAGCTTTCCGGTCGGGACAATGCGATGATCCTGCCCGCGCAAGGGAATGATGTTCCCGGGGAGCAGCGGCACATGGTCCGGCCGGGCTACCATCTTCTCCAGCAGCCAGCCGATATGCTGGCGCGCAAATCGTTCGGCCCTTTGCAGGTCGCCGCCACGGGGCACGGTCAGGACCGGGCCGGAGTAATCGGACGGCAGGCGCAGCAGATAGCGCCGCGCGCGCGGGTCCGCTCTCAGCCGGATACGCAATGGCGTTCCGTTGGCCTGAAGCTCGATATGGTCCGGCAGGGGTTTCTTGCGCGCGCGCAGCAGCATGGGGGTCCGGGGTTTGTGAAGGGGACGAATCGGCGAATGTCAGAAGATTAGCGCGGCTCTTGAACGGACGAAAGCGGCGCTTTGGGGCGCCGCTCTCGGTCGGTGTCGGGAAGGGTCAGGCCCTTCAGGCGGGGTCGGCACCCGGGGTCCGTCCGCGGTTCGCCATGAACCGGTCGAACTCTTCCTGGTCGCGGGCGCGGCGCAACTCGCGGAGGAAATCATCGAATTCCGCGCGCATGGTATCGAGCTTCGCGCGCTCTTCTTCCAGCCGCTTCAATTCCCGTTCGCGGTAATCGTCGAACGCCACATTGCCGGTCCGGCCATAGGCCGTTCCCTGTGCCATGTTATCCATTGCTCCCTTGAATGGGCTTGCACGCCACTGGTCACGCGCATCGCGCGCCATTCCGTGGAAGCGATCGCCCCACAGGATATAGGCCAGCATGGCAAGGCCAAGCGGCCAGAAGAACACGAAACCCAGCACCATCAGGCCGATGGTCACCGGGGTCCATGCAGGTTTGATCGAACAGCTTGCAGTCGTCATTGTCCTATCCATGGTTGACATCCACCCCGTTAAGGTGGGGGTCGAAGGCCATCCATTCAAGGAAACGTGCCGAAATGTGATCGGCATTGAACGGTCGGGAAGTTGTGCGACCGCGAAATCGACAAAAAACCGTCACCGCCGGAAAGCCGGCGGGGACGGCATATTCGGGCCGGCTGGCGGTTGCCGGTTATTCCGCCGCCACGCTTTGAGCGGGCGATGCAATCTCGTCCTCGAAAGGACCGTCGATGACGCGTTGCAGGCTGAAATCGCTCAGGAATTTCTCCCGGTGCCATTCGCTCGCCATGGGCGCGGTCGCATATTCGTGGAAGCACGGCGTACCCAGGGTCCAGTGCAGCAGCTTGGCTTCCGGGTTGGCGCCGAATTCATCCGGCAGCCAGTTCCAGACCTTCGGGATTTCGCCGACGAGGTCGTCTTCCAGCCAGGTGAACCGGTGCAGCTGTGCGCCGGTCGAATTCATGACGAATTCCGGGGTGACGACCTTGTTGGCCGGATGGCCGCAGTTCCAAAGCACCACGCTCGACCAGTTCTTGCGCGGATAATTGGCGTTCGCCGAGCCGAGGTATTTGGTCGTCGCCTTGGTCTTGTAGTCGTGATGAACGCACATCACGGCTTTTGAATCGTCCCGCAAGGCCCAAAGCTTGGCGATGTCGTCACGCAGCAGCATGTCGCCGTCCATGAACAGGGCCCAGCCGGAATAATTCATGAGATGAGGCAGCAGAAATCGGCTGTAGATGAACTGGTTGGAGCCGTCGCTGTGGGTCTCCTGGTAGCTTTCAAGATTCTTCAGTGCCAAAGGCGTGATTGCGAGAACTTCGCTTGAGTGCCGGACGAGACTGTTCGCACACACATGATAGGCAATAGCTTCGCGGGGATCGTATCCAATGAATATGTTGATCATTACGTCACCTCCGCATCCTGCTTGTGGTGTGGAGGCTCTGCCGGCCTTGATCTGAATCAATCGGATTGCGAAGTTGCGCGAATTAGGTCGAAACGTCACAGGAAAAAGTGGAGTCTATTACTCCATAAAAAGTTTCGCACCCGAATCCGACCGGATTTTTTCCAGTCGGATTCGGGTGCGATCGAAAAGAAATTCGGGAGATTCCGGCAGGCGTCAGCCGACCGCTTCAGACAGTTTCCTAGCCTGATCGATCCAGTTGTCGCGGGCAATGCGTCCGCGGAAATCCAGCTTGGCATCAAGGGATTCGATCTGCTTGTCGGTCAGGCCGGCAATCTGCCAGTAGTGGAAGATCCCGGCTTCGTTGAGCGCGGATTCCAGCTTTGGGCCAACACCAGTGATCGCCTTCAGATCGTCGGCGACGCCATCCGGCTTGCTCAGCAGGATCGCTGTCAGATCGTCGGTCTTGGCAGCCGGTTTTTTCGCGGGCTTTTTTGCCGTGTCCGATTTGGCGGCAGGCTTCGCCGGCTCGGATTTGGCCTCGACTGGTTTTGTTTGCGCCGGCCTGCTTACGTGCTTCATGTCCCCGCCCCTGTTGGAGCGGATGAAGTCCAGCACCCGAGGCGCGATTTCGGCCCGCCAGCGCGAGCCGTTGAAGACGCCGTAGTGGCCGACACGCGGCTGCTCGTAATGGGCCTTCATGTCATCGGGCAGGCTCGTGCAGAGCGCATGGGCCGCCCTGGTCTGGCCGCGGCCGGTGATGTCGTCCTTTTCACCCTCCACGGTGAGCAGCGCCGTGCGGCGGATCTTCGAGCAATCGACCTTAGTCGAGCCATGCATCATCGTGCCCATCGGCAGGGAATGATCGATGAAAACGGTTTCCACGGTCTGGAGATAGAACTCCGCCGTCAGGTCCATGACCGCCAGGTATTCGTCATAGAAATCCCGGTGCTTTTCGGCGTTGTCGCCGTCGCCGTCGACCAGATGCTGGAAGAAGTCGCGGTGCGCCGTCATGTGGCGGTCCAGGTTCATGCTCATGAAACCGGTGAGTTGCAGGAAGCCCGGATAGACCCTGCGCATGAAGCCCGGGTGCGGGAACGGCACCGTCATGATGACATTGTTCCTGAACCAGTCGATCCCCTTGGACATGGCCAGATCGTTCACCGCCGTCGGCGCGACCCGGGTGTCGATCGGACCACCCATCAGGGTCATGGTCGACGGTACATAGGGGTCATCGCGGCCTTCCATCACCGCGACGGCCGCCAGCACGGGTACCGACGGCTGGCAGACGCCGATCACATGCGTGTCCGGACCCAGGAAGTGCAGCATGGAAATGATGTAGTCGATGTAGTCGTCCAGGTCGAAGTCGCCCTCCTGGATGGGAACCATGCGGGCGTCGATCCAGTCGGTGATGTACACTTCCGCGCTCGGCAGCAGCGTTTCCACCGTTCCCCGCAACAGCGTCGCGTAGTGGCCGGACATCGGCGCGACGATCAGGATCTTCGGATCCTTGGGGCGGGCGGAGGTTGCGCGCTCGAAGTGGATCAGGTCGCAGAAGGGCCTTTCCCAGACGACGTTTTCACGGACCGGCACCTTGACACCGCCCACGGTGGTTTCGTTCAGTCCGAATTCCGGTTTGCCGTAGCGCCGGGTCATGCGTTCGAGGACTTCGCACCCGGCGGCGACCGACTTTCCGATTTGCGTATGAGTAAAGGGATTAAGCGGATTCTGGAAATAGAGCCGCGTCATATCA encodes:
- a CDS encoding PBP1A family penicillin-binding protein — encoded protein: MTRKAKSAKRIEPIFGDDRGGMLNLRPSARDRAAAPAAKKTAPKSKKAPAKSRQKAASQKPAGRKPAVRKSTKGRKGGGGGGRRSASRNRNFRSRMGAGAARFVKRAFYWGCVLGIWAGIFAVGFIGYYAAYLPPTSEWKVPARPPNVKIVSSSGALIANRGDTGGEAVRLEQLPPYVPNAVIAIEDRRFRSHFGLDPLGLVRAVYVNLTSGNLVQGGSTLTQQLAKNLFLEPDRTLKRKVQELVLSIWLEAKFSKDEIMEMYLNRVYYGSGAYGIDAAARRYFGKSARLLTIAEAATLAGVLKAPSRYSPTRNPDLAEARAQLVLTAMNREGFISDKEAASALAAPATAVRRYVTASENFAADYVMDMLPHYVGSFDGDIIVDTTIDLNMQHAAEEALRTAISENRTKYGVAQGAVVTLDTAGAIRAMVGGADYSKSQYNRAVYAKRQPGSAFKPFVYLSALESGMTPETVRQDQPIRFKNWTPQNYTKKYYGPVTLTQALAMSLNTVAARLTYEVGPKTVAKTAKRLGITSDMKPNLSIALGTSEVTPLEIAGAYVPFSNGGYGVLPHIIRRIKTVDGKQLYSRKGDGPGRVVDRQYVRQMNAMMSETLLTGTGKKAQLGDHRPAGGKTGTSQDFRDGWFIGYTGNLTTAVWLGNDDNSPTKKATGGSLPALIWKNTMEKEHEGLPVASLSGVPDPSLSVATPVAKAGAPLPPGNVGENGSSAEDDRRPRGPLNLLKSLFGG
- the cutA gene encoding divalent-cation tolerance protein CutA — translated: MRVLEIWINCPDDETADSIAESLIDLRLAACANKHQPVESSYRWKGNVEFEPEIPLVVKTREDLFDKVVEAVRSIHPYETPSILGVPVEFVNADYRDWVIAETA
- a CDS encoding SprT family zinc-dependent metalloprotease produces the protein MLLRARKKPLPDHIELQANGTPLRIRLRADPRARRYLLRLPSDYSGPVLTVPRGGDLQRAERFARQHIGWLLEKMVARPDHVPLLPGNIIPLRGQDHRIVPTGKLRGLVEPALNDDGHSELRVPGAEEHMPRKLTSWLKGQAKADLSTAVTLHAAKIDKPVKTITIRDTKSRWGSCASNGSLSFSWRLILAPPEILDYVAAHEVAHLREMNHSARFWRICEDLAPHTRQARAWLKENGQRLHGYG
- a CDS encoding DUF2852 domain-containing protein, with amino-acid sequence MTTASCSIKPAWTPVTIGLMVLGFVFFWPLGLAMLAYILWGDRFHGMARDARDQWRASPFKGAMDNMAQGTAYGRTGNVAFDDYRERELKRLEEERAKLDTMRAEFDDFLRELRRARDQEEFDRFMANRGRTPGADPA
- a CDS encoding glycosyltransferase, which codes for MINIFIGYDPREAIAYHVCANSLVRHSSEVLAITPLALKNLESYQETHSDGSNQFIYSRFLLPHLMNYSGWALFMDGDMLLRDDIAKLWALRDDSKAVMCVHHDYKTKATTKYLGSANANYPRKNWSSVVLWNCGHPANKVVTPEFVMNSTGAQLHRFTWLEDDLVGEIPKVWNWLPDEFGANPEAKLLHWTLGTPCFHEYATAPMASEWHREKFLSDFSLQRVIDGPFEDEIASPAQSVAAE
- the phaZ gene encoding polyhydroxyalkanoate depolymerase, translated to MGYYQLYEMNHAVMGPVRAAADMTRLYFQNPLNPFTHTQIGKSVAAGCEVLERMTRRYGKPEFGLNETTVGGVKVPVRENVVWERPFCDLIHFERATSARPKDPKILIVAPMSGHYATLLRGTVETLLPSAEVYITDWIDARMVPIQEGDFDLDDYIDYIISMLHFLGPDTHVIGVCQPSVPVLAAVAVMEGRDDPYVPSTMTLMGGPIDTRVAPTAVNDLAMSKGIDWFRNNVIMTVPFPHPGFMRRVYPGFLQLTGFMSMNLDRHMTAHRDFFQHLVDGDGDNAEKHRDFYDEYLAVMDLTAEFYLQTVETVFIDHSLPMGTMMHGSTKVDCSKIRRTALLTVEGEKDDITGRGQTRAAHALCTSLPDDMKAHYEQPRVGHYGVFNGSRWRAEIAPRVLDFIRSNRGGDMKHVSRPAQTKPVEAKSEPAKPAAKSDTAKKPAKKPAAKTDDLTAILLSKPDGVADDLKAITGVGPKLESALNEAGIFHYWQIAGLTDKQIESLDAKLDFRGRIARDNWIDQARKLSEAVG